From the Candidatus Neomarinimicrobiota bacterium genome, one window contains:
- a CDS encoding type II secretion system protein: MKKKWLGSVLQYLQMVSPSQRRPGFTLIEIIFSITLLSIIALGTTQYMVYSRWDIDKAIRKQLAWINMASRMEQAVDFGYSALQDSLPESSQAITINRIQAYRTTVVSGIDDGTDGYYPSDNTQPDYYQIKIYIAWFS, translated from the coding sequence ATGAAGAAAAAATGGCTTGGGTCTGTCCTGCAATATCTGCAAATGGTTTCCCCATCGCAAAGAAGACCCGGGTTTACCCTCATCGAAATTATTTTCTCAATTACCCTGCTGTCCATAATAGCCCTGGGAACGACTCAGTATATGGTCTACTCCCGTTGGGATATCGACAAAGCCATTCGTAAACAGCTGGCCTGGATCAATATGGCTTCACGCATGGAGCAAGCCGTTGACTTTGGCTACTCAGCGTTGCAGGACAGTCTGCCTGAGAGTTCGCAGGCGATCACCATCAATCGTATTCAAGCTTATCGTACAACCGTCGTCAGCGGCATCGATGACGGGACTGATGGGTATTATCCATCAGATAATACTCAACCTGATTATTACCAGATCAAAATCTATATCGCCTGGTTTTCA